Proteins from a single region of Mailhella massiliensis:
- a CDS encoding sulfite exporter TauE/SafE family protein translates to MITATYVYIFFGWLFGGLVSGIAGIGGMMAALPVVLLGMPVTDAILTCCIIGAPGSTQLAWLYRKGLVWTDVLWLWASCVPGCFLGALALKVVPIQWLQIGISLMIACFVVLQLIKKNATFRIKDSAASLLVTGLASGFANSSVSVGGVPIGIFLLFKDWQPDRARSTMAMLFLVSGWATLAGQWFAGLYRPEFFKLAAVGIAAVFIGQKLGYIIGRYLNQRVFIRLLLIFLSLSAVMLLYKALA, encoded by the coding sequence ATGATCACTGCAACCTATGTCTATATTTTCTTCGGATGGCTTTTCGGCGGACTTGTGAGCGGCATCGCGGGAATCGGCGGCATGATGGCGGCCCTGCCCGTCGTTCTGCTCGGTATGCCTGTTACGGATGCCATACTGACCTGCTGCATCATCGGCGCGCCGGGCAGCACGCAGCTCGCCTGGCTGTACCGAAAGGGACTTGTCTGGACGGATGTATTGTGGCTCTGGGCAAGCTGTGTTCCGGGATGCTTTCTGGGGGCTCTCGCGCTCAAGGTCGTGCCCATACAGTGGTTGCAGATAGGCATAAGCCTCATGATCGCCTGTTTCGTCGTGTTGCAGCTCATCAAAAAAAACGCGACGTTCCGTATCAAGGATTCCGCCGCTTCGCTGCTCGTTACGGGACTTGCCAGCGGTTTTGCCAATTCCTCCGTTTCCGTAGGCGGCGTGCCCATAGGCATTTTTCTTCTGTTCAAGGACTGGCAGCCTGACAGGGCGAGAAGCACCATGGCCATGCTCTTTCTTGTGAGCGGATGGGCCACGCTGGCCGGTCAGTGGTTTGCCGGCCTGTACCGCCCGGAATTCTTCAAACTCGCCGCTGTGGGCATCGCCGCAGTCTTCATCGGCCAGAAGCTGGGATATATCATAGGACGGTATCTGAACCAGCGCGTATTCATCCGGCTGCTTCTCATCTTTCTCAGTCTGTCCGCCGTGATGCTCCTGTATAAGGCCCTCGCCTGA
- the uraA gene encoding uracil permease, with protein sequence MEHHVIQVEERPPLLLNIPLSIQHLFAMFGSTVLVPFLFKVNPTTCLFMNGIGTLLYLFLTRGKIPSYLGSSFAFISPVLAIMAASSYSSAQSGFIVFGLLFILFAALIRAVGTKWIDVIFPPAAMGSIIAVIGLELAPTAASMAGLTGDNINMDNVMVSMFTLAVTVIGSVAFRGFLAIIPVLFGVICGYVFAFFMGMVDLTPVREAPWFQLPEFYAPTFDLNAILIIAPAALVVLAEHIGHLLVTGNVVGRDLIKDPGLSRSLFADGCSNILSGFFGATPNTTYGENIGVMAITRVYSVWVLGGAAVMAILLSFVGKLSELIRGIPVPVMGGVCLLLFGVIAASGLRVLVERKVDYSKSSNLVMTSVIMIIGLSGAKLSFGSITIQGMVLATIIAIIMSLGFKLFDKFHLLRKD encoded by the coding sequence GTGGAACACCATGTCATCCAGGTTGAGGAACGCCCGCCGCTCCTTCTGAACATCCCCCTGAGCATACAGCACCTGTTCGCCATGTTCGGCTCCACCGTGCTCGTGCCCTTCCTGTTCAAGGTAAACCCCACCACCTGCCTGTTCATGAACGGCATAGGCACATTGCTGTATCTTTTCCTCACCAGGGGTAAAATTCCCTCCTACCTCGGTTCCAGCTTCGCCTTCATTTCCCCGGTGCTGGCCATCATGGCGGCAAGCAGCTATTCCTCGGCACAGTCGGGCTTCATCGTGTTCGGCCTGCTCTTCATTCTGTTCGCCGCGCTCATCCGGGCCGTGGGGACGAAATGGATCGACGTCATCTTCCCGCCCGCAGCCATGGGTTCCATCATCGCCGTCATAGGCCTGGAACTTGCTCCCACCGCAGCTTCCATGGCGGGACTCACGGGAGACAACATCAACATGGACAACGTGATGGTTTCCATGTTCACGCTGGCCGTCACCGTCATCGGCTCCGTGGCATTCCGCGGCTTTCTTGCCATCATTCCGGTGCTGTTCGGCGTCATCTGCGGGTATGTTTTCGCCTTCTTCATGGGCATGGTGGATCTGACGCCCGTAAGGGAAGCCCCCTGGTTCCAGCTGCCGGAATTCTACGCGCCCACCTTCGACCTCAACGCCATTCTCATCATCGCTCCGGCGGCCCTCGTGGTGCTGGCCGAACATATCGGTCATCTTCTCGTTACCGGCAACGTGGTCGGACGCGACCTCATCAAGGACCCCGGTCTTTCCCGCTCCCTGTTCGCCGACGGATGCTCCAACATTCTTTCCGGCTTCTTCGGCGCGACGCCCAACACCACCTACGGCGAAAACATCGGCGTCATGGCCATTACCCGCGTGTACAGCGTATGGGTGCTCGGCGGTGCGGCGGTCATGGCCATTCTGCTTTCCTTCGTCGGCAAGCTTTCCGAACTCATCCGGGGCATTCCCGTGCCGGTCATGGGCGGCGTATGTCTGCTGCTGTTCGGCGTCATCGCGGCTTCGGGCCTGCGTGTACTGGTGGAACGCAAGGTGGATTACAGCAAATCTTCCAACCTTGTCATGACTTCCGTCATCATGATCATCGGTCTGAGCGGAGCCAAGCTCAGCTTCGGTTCCATCACCATTCAGGGCATGGTGCTCGCCACCATTATCGCCATCATCATGAGCCTGGGCTTCAAGCTCTTCGACAAGTTCCATCTGCTGAGAAAGGACTGA
- a CDS encoding flavodoxin family protein: MILAFNGSPRACGNTATMLQAALDGAESAGARTRLVQLYPLKYKGCVSCFSCKLKSGRHGHCAMRDELSPFLDMMEEADGIIFGSPVYYGDVTPELLALEHRFLFSHMLYNRENRWVFPRRIPSAFVYTFGVTADLADSVVGRFATIHARMGEMLGVKSEICYSANAWQFSDYSLYEADRYDPAEKKKYHDEVFPEDCRKAFDMGRRLALMKEQA, from the coding sequence ATGATACTTGCGTTCAACGGCAGCCCCAGAGCCTGCGGCAACACCGCAACCATGCTGCAGGCCGCTCTGGACGGAGCTGAGTCGGCAGGAGCCAGGACACGCCTTGTCCAGCTTTATCCTCTGAAATACAAAGGCTGCGTCAGCTGCTTTTCCTGCAAGCTCAAATCGGGAAGGCACGGGCACTGTGCCATGAGAGACGAACTTTCTCCCTTTCTCGACATGATGGAGGAGGCCGACGGGATTATTTTCGGCTCCCCCGTCTACTACGGCGACGTGACGCCCGAGCTTCTCGCCCTGGAACACCGCTTTCTGTTCAGCCACATGCTCTACAACAGGGAAAACCGCTGGGTGTTTCCCCGCAGGATTCCCTCAGCCTTCGTCTACACCTTCGGGGTGACCGCGGACCTTGCGGATTCCGTCGTCGGCCGCTTTGCCACGATACACGCCCGCATGGGCGAAATGCTGGGCGTGAAGAGCGAAATCTGCTACAGCGCCAACGCCTGGCAGTTCAGCGACTACAGCCTTTACGAGGCCGACCGCTACGACCCTGCGGAAAAAAAGAAATACCATGACGAAGTCTTCCCCGAAGACTGCCGGAAAGCCTTCGACATGGGCCGCAGGCTCGCTCTTATGAAGGAGCAGGCCTGA
- the tsaA gene encoding tRNA (N6-threonylcarbamoyladenosine(37)-N6)-methyltransferase TrmO, with amino-acid sequence MDIIARIHTDLPSKFGVPRQSGLVQELKGRIVFTPEYRDPEALRGMEDFSHIWLIWEFSEARCERWSPTVRPPRLGGNIRLGVFATRSPFRPNSMGLSCVRLEKVVLHGEEGPELHVSGIDLMDGTPIFDIKPYIPYADCHPEATGGFTTTLADVTLEVDFPEKWRALFSVEQQASITGILSRDPRPHYHRDPGRIYGMPFAGRDIRFRVRDGVAEVVDVATEG; translated from the coding sequence ATGGATATCATTGCCCGTATACATACCGATCTGCCGTCGAAGTTCGGCGTGCCCCGTCAGAGCGGCCTTGTGCAGGAGCTGAAGGGGCGTATCGTGTTCACTCCCGAGTACAGAGACCCCGAGGCCCTGCGCGGAATGGAGGATTTTTCCCATATCTGGCTTATCTGGGAGTTTTCCGAAGCCCGCTGCGAGCGCTGGTCGCCCACGGTAAGACCTCCGCGCCTCGGCGGCAACATACGGCTCGGCGTGTTTGCCACTCGTTCCCCCTTCCGGCCGAACAGCATGGGGCTTTCCTGCGTGCGCCTGGAAAAGGTGGTGCTGCACGGGGAGGAAGGGCCGGAGCTGCATGTTTCCGGCATAGACCTCATGGACGGTACGCCCATTTTCGATATCAAGCCCTATATTCCTTATGCCGATTGCCATCCCGAAGCTACGGGCGGCTTTACGACGACGCTTGCCGATGTCACTCTTGAGGTGGATTTTCCCGAAAAATGGCGGGCGCTGTTCAGTGTGGAGCAGCAGGCCTCCATTACGGGCATACTTTCGCGCGATCCGCGTCCCCATTATCACCGCGATCCCGGCAGAATATACGGTATGCCCTTTGCGGGAAGGGATATCCGTTTCCGCGTCCGGGACGGCGTGGCGGAAGTGGTGGATGTGGCAACGGAAGGATAA